One window of Trifolium pratense cultivar HEN17-A07 linkage group LG5, ARS_RC_1.1, whole genome shotgun sequence genomic DNA carries:
- the LOC123883866 gene encoding protein MEI2-like 5 isoform X2: protein MKKSFDPSFFGPSKIPPISISGTSGHGALEVLSGSDSFHTSSDASLFSSSLPVLPHEKLNLNETENGFQSVDDISTSFKKLHQEEELNDSLEDSNNHAIGTMLPDDDDELLAGIMDDFDLSGLPGSLEDLEEYDIFGSGGGLELETDAQENLSVGISKLSFSDSSVSNGLPPYSLPNGLGGGSVAGEHPYGEHPSRTLFVRNINSNVEDTELRILFEQYGDIRTLYTACKHRGFVMISYYDIRAARTAMRALQNKPLRRRKLDIHFSIPKDNPSDKDINQGTLVVFNLDPSVSNEDLRQIFGAYGEVKEIRETPHKRHHKFIEYYDVRAAEAALKSLNRCDIAGKRIKLEPSRPGGARRNLMLQLNQELDQDESRSFRYQVGSPLANSPPGNWLQFSSPVDQSSLPTVNHSPGSSIMSPTTRSNLPGLASILQPQVSNAAKTTTLGKDIGRSSHGNHIFSNTSSSSGSTFNSHSLPEPKFSQYRGTLSSFGASTSNGSSVETLTAPQFLWGSPNLSSAQTKPSAWQRPSVGHQLSTLNGTSHAFPYSSQSNSFVSSSQQHHHHIGSAPSGLPFERHFGFFPKSSETSLMNNVGYSGMSLGHNDGNYLLNAAISGNADVSIPRNMANNGSSNFRMRSSPILSPVFLGNGPYPRVLPTAMESLSDRVRSRWIDNNGSQVDSKKLFQLDLDKIKSGEDTRTTLMIKNIPNKYTSKMLLAAIDEYHKGTYDFLYLPIDFKNKCNVGYAFINMLSPSHIIPFFETFNGKKWEKFNSEKVASLAYARIQGKNALVNHFQNSSLMNEDKRCRPIVFHSDGSEAGDQAIHEHIPSNYNNIQAVKSSELQLRDSLGFPTKDGFHVNLDAN from the exons ATGAAGAAGTCTTTTGATCCTTCATTTTTTG GTCCTTCCAAGATTCCACCAATAAGTATATCTGGAACGTCAGGTCATGGTGCATTGGAAGTTTTATCTGGATCTGATTCATTTCATACTTCATCCGATGCTAGTCTCTTTTCCAGCTCATTACCTGTTCTTCCACACGAAAAAT TGAACTTAAATGAAACTGAAAATGGTTTTCAATCCGTTGATGATATCTCAACTAGCTTTAAAAAGCTTCATCAAGAAGAAGAGCTCAATGATTCCCTTGAAGATAGTAATAATCATGCAATCGGAACCATGCTTCCTGATGACGACGATGAGCTTTTGGCTGGCATAATGGATGATTTTGACCTAAGCGGTTTACCTGGTTCCCTTGAGGACTTGGAAGAGTATGATATTTTTGGTAGTGGTGGTGGTTTGGAACTAGAAACTGATGCACAAGAAAATCTCAGTGTGGGAATATCTAAGTTAAGCTTCTCTGATAGCTCTGTTAGCAATGGTTTGCCCCCTTATTCTCTACCCAATGGCTTGGGAGGCGGATCCGTTGCTGGCGAACATCCATATGGAGAGCATCCTTCTCGGACATTGTTTGTTCGAAATATTAACAGTAATGTGGAGGATACAGAGCTGCGTATTCTTTTTGAG caATATGGTGATATTAGAACCCTATATACTGCCTGTAAACACAGGGGGTTTGTAATGATATCGTATTATGACATCCGTGCTGCTCGAACAGCCATGCGTGCATTACAAAACAAACCTTTGCGGCGAAGGAAACTTGATATTCACTTTTCAATACCAAAG GATAATCCATCAGACAAGGATATCAATCAAGGAACCTTGGTAGTTTTCAATTTGGATCCATCTGTTTCAAATGAAGACCTCCGCCAAATATTTGGGGCTTATGGAGAGGTCAAAGAG ATAAGGGAAACTCCTCACAAGAGGCATCATAAGTTTATTGAATATTATGATGTCAGAGCTGCAGAAGCAGCACTTAAATCATTAAATAGGTGTGACATTGCTGGTAAACGCATAAAGCTTGAACCAAGTCGACCTGGAGGAGCTCGTCGCAA TTTGATGCTCCAACTGAATCAAGAGCTTGACCAAGACGAGTCTCGAAGTTTTCGATATCAAGTGGGTTCACCTCTGGCCAACTCTCCGCCAG GTAATTGGTTACAGTTCAGCAGCCCTGTCGACCAGAGTTCATTGCCAACTGTCAATCATTCTCCTGGTTCCAGCATCATGAGCCCAACAACCCGCTCTAATTTACCTGGATTAGCTTCAATTTTGCAACCACAGGTATCTAACGCAGCAAAGACCACAACTCTTGGCAAGGATATAGGAAGGAGTAGTCATGGAAACCACATATTTTCCAATACGAGTTCATCCTCTGGATCTACTTTCAACTCACATTCACTTCCAGAGCCAAAATTTAGTCAATATCGTGGAACTTTGTCCTCGTTTGGTGCATCAACATCAAATGGGTCTTCGGTAGAAACCTTGACTGCTCCACAGTTTCTATGGGGAAGTCCAAACTTATCCTCAGCGCAAACCAAACCTTCGGCTTGGCAAAGACCATCCGTGGGGCATCAACTTAGTACATTGAATGGAACGAGTCATGCTTTCCCATACTCAAGTCAGAGCAATTCCTTTGTCAGTTCGTCCCAGCAACATCATCATCACATTGGTTCTGCTCCATCAGGTTTGCCTTTTGAGAGGCACTTCGGTTTTTTCCCCAAGTCATCTGAAACTTCATTGATGAATAATGTTGGCTATAGTGGCATGAGTCTAGGGCACAATGATGGAAATTACTTGCTTAATGCTGCAATTTCTGGTAATGCCGACGTTTCTATTCCAAGAAATATGGCTAATAATGGTTCCTCAAACTTCAGAATGAGATCTTCTCCTATACTTAGCCCGGTGTTTTTGGGTAATGGTCCTTATCCAAGAGTTTTACCTACTGCTATGGAGAGTTTATCTGACCGTGTTAGGAGTAGATGGATTGATAACAATGGTAGCCAAGTTGACAGCAAGAAGCTATTTCAGCTCGACTTGGATAAGATCAAAAGTGGTGAAGATACGAGGACTACATTGATGATAAAGAATATCCCAAATAA ATACACCTCAAAAATGTTGTTGGCTGCCATTGATGAATATCACAAGGGCACCTATGattttctctatctgccaatTGACTTTAAG AATAAATGCAATGTCGGTTATGCATTTATCAACATGCTGTCACCCTCGCATATTATTCCATTCTTCGAG ACATTCAACGGGAAGAAGTGGGAGAAATTTAATAGTGAAAAAGTTGCTTCTTTGGCTTATGCTCGAATCCAAGGGAAGAATGCCCTTGTGAACCATTTCCAAAATTCAAGTTTGATGAATGAAGATAAGCGCTGCCGACCTATCGTCTTCCACTCAGATGGTTCTGAAGCTGGTGATCAG GCCATACATGAGCATATCCCCTCCAACTACAACAATATTCAGGCAGTTAAGTCAAGTGAGTTACAATTAAGAGATTCGCTCGGATTTCCTACAAAGGACGGTTTTCATGTGAATTTGGATGCAAATTAA
- the LOC123883866 gene encoding protein MEI2-like 5 isoform X1 — protein MKKSFDPSFFGPSKIPPISISGTSGHGALEVLSGSDSFHTSSDASLFSSSLPVLPHEKLNLNETENGFQSVDDISTSFKKLHQEEELNDSLEDSNNHAIGTMLPDDDDELLAGIMDDFDLSGLPGSLEDLEEYDIFGSGGGLELETDAQENLSVGISKLSFSDSSVSNGLPPYSLPNGLGGGSVAGEHPYGEHPSRTLFVRNINSNVEDTELRILFEQYGDIRTLYTACKHRGFVMISYYDIRAARTAMRALQNKPLRRRKLDIHFSIPKDNPSDKDINQGTLVVFNLDPSVSNEDLRQIFGAYGEVKEIRETPHKRHHKFIEYYDVRAAEAALKSLNRCDIAGKRIKLEPSRPGGARRNLMLQLNQELDQDESRSFRYQVGSPLANSPPAGNWLQFSSPVDQSSLPTVNHSPGSSIMSPTTRSNLPGLASILQPQVSNAAKTTTLGKDIGRSSHGNHIFSNTSSSSGSTFNSHSLPEPKFSQYRGTLSSFGASTSNGSSVETLTAPQFLWGSPNLSSAQTKPSAWQRPSVGHQLSTLNGTSHAFPYSSQSNSFVSSSQQHHHHIGSAPSGLPFERHFGFFPKSSETSLMNNVGYSGMSLGHNDGNYLLNAAISGNADVSIPRNMANNGSSNFRMRSSPILSPVFLGNGPYPRVLPTAMESLSDRVRSRWIDNNGSQVDSKKLFQLDLDKIKSGEDTRTTLMIKNIPNKYTSKMLLAAIDEYHKGTYDFLYLPIDFKNKCNVGYAFINMLSPSHIIPFFETFNGKKWEKFNSEKVASLAYARIQGKNALVNHFQNSSLMNEDKRCRPIVFHSDGSEAGDQAIHEHIPSNYNNIQAVKSSELQLRDSLGFPTKDGFHVNLDAN, from the exons ATGAAGAAGTCTTTTGATCCTTCATTTTTTG GTCCTTCCAAGATTCCACCAATAAGTATATCTGGAACGTCAGGTCATGGTGCATTGGAAGTTTTATCTGGATCTGATTCATTTCATACTTCATCCGATGCTAGTCTCTTTTCCAGCTCATTACCTGTTCTTCCACACGAAAAAT TGAACTTAAATGAAACTGAAAATGGTTTTCAATCCGTTGATGATATCTCAACTAGCTTTAAAAAGCTTCATCAAGAAGAAGAGCTCAATGATTCCCTTGAAGATAGTAATAATCATGCAATCGGAACCATGCTTCCTGATGACGACGATGAGCTTTTGGCTGGCATAATGGATGATTTTGACCTAAGCGGTTTACCTGGTTCCCTTGAGGACTTGGAAGAGTATGATATTTTTGGTAGTGGTGGTGGTTTGGAACTAGAAACTGATGCACAAGAAAATCTCAGTGTGGGAATATCTAAGTTAAGCTTCTCTGATAGCTCTGTTAGCAATGGTTTGCCCCCTTATTCTCTACCCAATGGCTTGGGAGGCGGATCCGTTGCTGGCGAACATCCATATGGAGAGCATCCTTCTCGGACATTGTTTGTTCGAAATATTAACAGTAATGTGGAGGATACAGAGCTGCGTATTCTTTTTGAG caATATGGTGATATTAGAACCCTATATACTGCCTGTAAACACAGGGGGTTTGTAATGATATCGTATTATGACATCCGTGCTGCTCGAACAGCCATGCGTGCATTACAAAACAAACCTTTGCGGCGAAGGAAACTTGATATTCACTTTTCAATACCAAAG GATAATCCATCAGACAAGGATATCAATCAAGGAACCTTGGTAGTTTTCAATTTGGATCCATCTGTTTCAAATGAAGACCTCCGCCAAATATTTGGGGCTTATGGAGAGGTCAAAGAG ATAAGGGAAACTCCTCACAAGAGGCATCATAAGTTTATTGAATATTATGATGTCAGAGCTGCAGAAGCAGCACTTAAATCATTAAATAGGTGTGACATTGCTGGTAAACGCATAAAGCTTGAACCAAGTCGACCTGGAGGAGCTCGTCGCAA TTTGATGCTCCAACTGAATCAAGAGCTTGACCAAGACGAGTCTCGAAGTTTTCGATATCAAGTGGGTTCACCTCTGGCCAACTCTCCGCCAG CAGGTAATTGGTTACAGTTCAGCAGCCCTGTCGACCAGAGTTCATTGCCAACTGTCAATCATTCTCCTGGTTCCAGCATCATGAGCCCAACAACCCGCTCTAATTTACCTGGATTAGCTTCAATTTTGCAACCACAGGTATCTAACGCAGCAAAGACCACAACTCTTGGCAAGGATATAGGAAGGAGTAGTCATGGAAACCACATATTTTCCAATACGAGTTCATCCTCTGGATCTACTTTCAACTCACATTCACTTCCAGAGCCAAAATTTAGTCAATATCGTGGAACTTTGTCCTCGTTTGGTGCATCAACATCAAATGGGTCTTCGGTAGAAACCTTGACTGCTCCACAGTTTCTATGGGGAAGTCCAAACTTATCCTCAGCGCAAACCAAACCTTCGGCTTGGCAAAGACCATCCGTGGGGCATCAACTTAGTACATTGAATGGAACGAGTCATGCTTTCCCATACTCAAGTCAGAGCAATTCCTTTGTCAGTTCGTCCCAGCAACATCATCATCACATTGGTTCTGCTCCATCAGGTTTGCCTTTTGAGAGGCACTTCGGTTTTTTCCCCAAGTCATCTGAAACTTCATTGATGAATAATGTTGGCTATAGTGGCATGAGTCTAGGGCACAATGATGGAAATTACTTGCTTAATGCTGCAATTTCTGGTAATGCCGACGTTTCTATTCCAAGAAATATGGCTAATAATGGTTCCTCAAACTTCAGAATGAGATCTTCTCCTATACTTAGCCCGGTGTTTTTGGGTAATGGTCCTTATCCAAGAGTTTTACCTACTGCTATGGAGAGTTTATCTGACCGTGTTAGGAGTAGATGGATTGATAACAATGGTAGCCAAGTTGACAGCAAGAAGCTATTTCAGCTCGACTTGGATAAGATCAAAAGTGGTGAAGATACGAGGACTACATTGATGATAAAGAATATCCCAAATAA ATACACCTCAAAAATGTTGTTGGCTGCCATTGATGAATATCACAAGGGCACCTATGattttctctatctgccaatTGACTTTAAG AATAAATGCAATGTCGGTTATGCATTTATCAACATGCTGTCACCCTCGCATATTATTCCATTCTTCGAG ACATTCAACGGGAAGAAGTGGGAGAAATTTAATAGTGAAAAAGTTGCTTCTTTGGCTTATGCTCGAATCCAAGGGAAGAATGCCCTTGTGAACCATTTCCAAAATTCAAGTTTGATGAATGAAGATAAGCGCTGCCGACCTATCGTCTTCCACTCAGATGGTTCTGAAGCTGGTGATCAG GCCATACATGAGCATATCCCCTCCAACTACAACAATATTCAGGCAGTTAAGTCAAGTGAGTTACAATTAAGAGATTCGCTCGGATTTCCTACAAAGGACGGTTTTCATGTGAATTTGGATGCAAATTAA